The following coding sequences lie in one Kitasatospora azatica KCTC 9699 genomic window:
- a CDS encoding LacI family DNA-binding transcriptional regulator produces MTRAATLAEIAQEAGVSAPTVSKVPNGRADVAPATRERVEELLQRHGYRRRGGRQVSPLLELVFHQLESAWAMEVIRGVENAVREEGLSIVLSESAGRLSPGQSWMDGVLARRPTGVVLVLSDLDRALGEQLTSRNIPFVVLDPAGDPGQGIPAVGTTNWDGGLAATRHLLDLGHRRIGLIGGPARMMCSRARADGYRAALDMAGIPYASELVKEGDFQHESGRRIGLELLGLADRPTAVFAGNDLQAFGLYEAARELGLRIPEDLSVVGFDDLPPARWVGPPLTTVRQPLTEMAEVATRLVIDLARGVQPGTVRVDLATTLVERGSTAPPRRD; encoded by the coding sequence GTGACCAGAGCGGCGACACTCGCCGAGATCGCGCAGGAGGCAGGGGTTTCCGCGCCGACTGTTTCGAAAGTCCCGAACGGGCGCGCCGATGTCGCTCCCGCCACCCGCGAGCGGGTGGAGGAGCTTCTCCAGCGCCACGGCTACCGGCGGCGCGGGGGCCGCCAGGTGAGCCCGCTGCTGGAGCTGGTCTTCCACCAGCTGGAGAGCGCGTGGGCGATGGAGGTGATCCGCGGCGTCGAGAACGCGGTGCGCGAGGAGGGGTTGAGCATCGTGCTCTCCGAATCCGCCGGACGCCTCAGCCCCGGTCAGTCCTGGATGGACGGCGTGCTCGCCCGCCGCCCGACCGGCGTGGTGCTGGTGCTGTCCGATCTGGACCGCGCACTGGGCGAGCAGCTGACCAGCCGGAACATCCCGTTCGTGGTGCTGGACCCGGCCGGCGACCCGGGCCAGGGGATACCGGCTGTCGGCACCACCAACTGGGACGGCGGTCTGGCCGCCACCCGGCACCTGCTCGACCTCGGCCACCGGCGAATCGGCCTGATCGGCGGCCCCGCCCGGATGATGTGCAGCCGCGCCAGGGCCGACGGCTACCGCGCGGCGCTCGACATGGCGGGCATCCCGTACGCGAGCGAACTGGTCAAGGAGGGCGACTTCCAGCACGAGTCCGGACGGCGGATCGGTCTGGAGCTGCTGGGCTTGGCCGACCGGCCGACCGCCGTGTTCGCCGGGAACGACCTGCAGGCGTTCGGGCTGTACGAGGCCGCCCGCGAGCTGGGGCTGCGCATTCCGGAGGACCTCAGCGTGGTGGGCTTCGACGACCTCCCGCCGGCCCGCTGGGTGGGCCCACCCCTGACCACCGTCCGTCAGCCACTGACCGAGATGGCCGAGGTGGCGACCCGCCTGGTGATCGACCTGGCCCGCGGGGTGCAGCCCGGGACCGTACGAGTGGACCTCGCCACCACCCTGGTCGAGCGCGGCAGCACCGCCCCGCCGCGAAGGGACTGA